From Alteromonas sp. BL110:
GCGATTCATTGCCTTAAAACCAAATTTTATTATCTCTAAATGGGAATTGAAATTTAGAAATAAAGAACTGAAATTAACAACAGAAAGGAGTAAGACGTGTTACCACCTGCTGCAGCACCAGAAAGTGTCGTTAAAGCTATTGCAGATATTGAGGCATCGCTTGATGACGTGGTAAATCACGGTAGTGATGATGAATTGTTTATTGCCAGCTACTTACAAGGCCATTTCGCGGTAGAGGCACGCCAACTAGAGATGCAAGAAGGCGCTACCGTTGGGATGCTTAATGAAAAAATGCTGGAAAGTCTTAATAATGCTT
This genomic window contains:
- a CDS encoding YfcL family protein, encoding MLPPAAAPESVVKAIADIEASLDDVVNHGSDDELFIASYLQGHFAVEARQLEMQEGATVGMLNEKMLESLNNAFANNELESNDAQQVKALWARLVAM